From Carya illinoinensis cultivar Pawnee chromosome 5, C.illinoinensisPawnee_v1, whole genome shotgun sequence, one genomic window encodes:
- the LOC122309794 gene encoding leucine-rich repeat protein 2-like: MAPLSFFYVLVPFLLFLTPALSTNSEGNALHALRSRLSDPTNVLQSWDPTLVNPCTWFHVTCDSNSHVIRLDLGNSNISGTLGSELGELKHLQYLELYRNEIGGKIPKALGKLKNLVSMDLYENRFEGEIPKSLSKLKSLRFLRLSNNKLTGSIPRELTNLSNLKVFDVSNNNLCGTVPVDGPFATFPMESFENNRLNGPELKGLVPYDFGC; the protein is encoded by the exons ATGGctcctctttcctttttctatgTCCTTGTTCCGTTTCTTCTCTTTCTCACTCCCGCCCTCTCGACTAACTCTGAAG GAAATGCGTTGCATGCTTTGAGAAGCAGGCTCTCTGATCCAACAAATGTGCTGCAGAGCTGGGACCCCACCCTGGTCAATCCCTGCACCTGGTTCCATGTCACCTGTGATTCCAACAGCCACGTGATTCGCTT GGATTTGGGCAATTCTAATATCTCTGGGACTTTAGGTTCAGAGCTTGGCGAGCTCAAGCATCTACAGTACTT GGAGCTTTATAGGAATGAGATAGGAGGTAAAATCCCAAAAGCATTGGGTAAGTTGAAGAATCTTGTCAGCATGGATTTGTATGAAAACAGATTTGAAGGAGAAATCCCAAAATCTTTATCCAAGTTAAAGTCACTCAGATTTCT ACGGTTAAGCAACAACAAGCTGACAGGGTCAATCCCAAGGGAGCTCACCAACCTCTCTAACCTCAAAGTTTT CGATGTTTCGAACAACAATCTATGTGGAACAGTTCCTGTAGATGGCCCTTTTGCCACATTCCCAATGGAAAG TTTCGAGAACAACAGACTCAATGGCCCGGAGCTGAAAGGACTGGTGCCCTATGACTTTGGATGCTGA